The genomic window CAAAAGTCTTGATAGTTCTTTCCTAAAAATGAGTcagttgaaaaaaattgaaaatcaaattAGTAAAATCAAATTAACTCATTAGTCACTCAGTGAGCTTAGTTCCAAGAGATGAAAATGCTGATATTGCAATAAAAGAACAAGATAGAGCAGTATCAAACTCTGGGTAGGCAGTGGCTTGCAAGCCAATTACAGAAGCCCTCTCAGAAGAGTGGCTGACATAAAAGGAGTCTGATGCATATGTAACACCTTGGTAACATCCTTACCCATCATTTTAGCGGTGATTTAATCTGAGCCAGCAATGACCTAGACTTTGAGTTGGTTCAATAAATGTGTAGCTAAATCCTACGTGGTGACTCTCAGATCTGCTCAGCAATTTTGCCCCAGCCCCAACTTGCTGAATCAGAAACTGAATCTCCAGTCATGTTTTTACAAGTGTCTATGTGATTCTGGTTATTCTAAAGATTAAGAACCACTGCTatattgtgttgttttgtttgggggccgcacctggcgatgttcagggcttactcctgactctgcactcaggaatcactcctgggagggttgtgggattttggggggtggggatataTGGATGTCAGGAAGAGAACTAGtctccactgcatgcaaggcaaggccctaccttctatactatctctctggcccccaagaaccACTGCTCTAGATTCAGAAGCACAGAGTGATCACAGAACTAGTTTGCTCTTGGGCAATCAGAAGAGGCTCTGTGTCACGAAGGCAGTAACTTAGAAAATTGGAATAGGTCTTCAATAAAGAGCAAGCTACTTAGAAAAATGTATGGAGGGATCTGTTTCAGAAAAGATGTCCTGAAAGTGTCAAGTAAAATACAAATTTGGAGGAAAAAGAGTGGAGAAGAAGAGTAGCTGGAGATGAATTTGGGGCACAGTATATGTGCTATACGAAGTCTTCACATCTTTGATAAGTCACAGAGGAATGCATGATGGATAGTTTAAAAAGGCTAGATAGGATGTTGTTGCTAAAGCCCAAGTAGGACGTGGTAGAACTAAAAAAAGAGACTAAACTCTATAGACCCTTTTGAGgtatagtattttgttgaaagaagcagagggagaataATAGAATGACTACTAGGATTCTAGAATGAAAGCAAGGAGGTGTCACTAAATGAGTTATgctacacatgtgtacacatgtgtaacTTGTGTACACATGTCTGTTTCTTCACACTTCATTTGAGTTGCAATAGGACAACCCTGAGGAAATTGAAATTCAGTAGGAAATTAAGTATTCATATATTTGAAGTTTTATAAAGAGAAGCAGCTTGAGCTTAACAGTATGCATGGGTCAGGAAAATCTTGAGGCTGAATAAAAATTCCCAGGGAGTACATGTCAAGttgtacttttgttttcttcaattattaatttattatcacCTCTTAATAATGTGATAAAACTATTGATCTTCTTCTCAGAGAATCTTCACAGGGAAATCTGTATATAATCTGTGTTTATAGAGGAGCTCACTACTtccctattttattttgctaaaaaaaaaaatctcccaaatCTCCTGCCATGGTTGGAGATTCAAGTGAAGAACATCTAATGCAAGTTGCTGTAGAGATGATTGAAAGAGTACTAGCTTAATTCTCAAGTGATATTAGATAACAATAATGAATGTTTCCTAATTTAATTTTACCTGGTTTgtcaaattatcatttttttacttCTCgatttccctatttttttttcatagtccaggagtctctttatttttaaacaaacacttctcatgccatgaattcataggggatgggctccagcagctCAGGTTCCTTTGTCCTTACAAAGTgggcttctctgggtggagcaggctggcGCTTTAGTTGAAcccaagtttctttctctttagcttccttctttttttgatcattttgctTCACCCGTTTCAGGAAGCTGTCTCGACTCTTAGAGTGCTTGATATGCTCAATGCGGCcattaattctcttggcaagaatcttgcccttgaCTTGTTTGTTAACGACAATGCCAACAGCATGGCGGGTAACATTGTAGACTCTTCCAGTTTTGCCATGAGAACATAtgtggggcattcctttttggactgtgcccattccctttatgtctacgatatcacctttcttgtatatacacatatatgtggccaaaggaacaactccatgttttctgaaaggtctAGGGAACATATAGCGAGTCCTCCTCcactttccctttgtgttggtcattttggCGATTTACTGCACGCTGGCGGTTCTGGCCGAAAGGCTGGATTTCCCTAACTTTGGTTCTTTTTACAATAAGCACCTTGATTCCActagttaaaaaaatatgaagaacctGGTCATTCCCAGCCTACTAGGGCCTGAGGAGTGGCATCTTCCTAGGGTTCTAGCATGGAACATCCTGACCCGGCCTGGTTGGCTAAATATTATGGGAAGTGTCCCTGCCCCCTAGACACTGCTTGGgagctccccccacacaccccattccccacctaagtaaaaaaaaagaaaagagaaataaagctgAAGAGGTCCTTCTCTGCATGCGATCCAGATCCAATTCCCCATGATCTTTCACTGGCTTTGTTATGTAGTAAAACAGGATTTATATTGTCTATTGTAGCATTTTCCACAGAATCTGGTGAAAAGCCACAGTCATATCTTTTTAAAGCTCTGGTTTTAAATTCAGACTTCCTAGCATATGAATTATAGGACCAAAGCTTTCAAATCTAACTTCTAAAGCCCCACCCTCTTTTTTAATGAAATGGTTTAGTGATTCTAATTTTACAGCATAGCTGTGGGATTAAATAATTTAGAATGTGCAGAAACATTAAGCAGAATGTTCTGTATGTACACAATTCTTTCCCTAAATTTCGAGCAATGCTAAGAACCTGACTCAGGGGAAGTGTCCTCCATAAGGAATGATTAAACGTTATTAGGTTGCTAAACCAACCCAGTTCTTTTaacaagatgaagaaaagagaaatatttaccaGCTCTCTTCTCAGAGAATATACTTTTCTGTGGCTGGAAGGAAATGCTTTGATAAGCTACATGGAGTGTGAGGTGAGATGCCTCCTTCCCCCAAGGAGTGTTTTGAGTAAAAACAGATGGTCATTAAACTGCTCCCTGGGAGGGTAGGTTCAACTGAGAAGGGAGCTCTAATTGGCTCTGTAGGTTGTTCAGAGCTGAGCCATGACCCATCACTGACTTAaccttccccaccctgcccccatgtGGCTCACAGCTTCtcatctaaataaatatttaaaaaattttaaaatagttgagCTAACGTCATGCAAATTAGATGTCCACCCCACATTCCTAGTTTATTCCCATAACCCTAGTGTACCTAAAATATTGGGGTAAAGTCAGTTATTGGTGACACAACTGAGTTTTCATGAGATAGTATAACCACCAGGTCATGCTTTGCTGAAGCAAAATTCAGGATCTTGGGCTTGCTCTTATTTGATTTTGAATCTCCGTAGAATTAGTATCATGATCCTCAGGAAGGTTAGGGATTTGAGGTAACATTGCGTACCAATAAGAAAAAGCAGATAGAAATGTGTCGATTAGTGGTTCtatttttttatgattatatatatatatcactgtatcactgtattactgtcattccggtgatcatcaatttgctcgagcgggcgccagtaatgtctacattcgtcctagccctgagattttggtagcctcttatatatatgtaaacataattaatatattaaatacatattttatatctatatatatacatatatatatttctctaccCACCCCAAGAAAAAGGTCTTCACAGTTTCCAGAAAATTCTGAGGTTTATTTGTTATAGAACCAATAATACCAGAatgtgtttctttcttcttctttttttttgatactGTATTTGGACCACTGTCCTGTAGTGCTCTGAGCCTCCTTCCTGCTGAGTACCGTGGGAGTGGAAGGTCCTCTCCCTGCAGAGCTTAGGGaactatgtgatgctgggaaccaCACCAGAACTGTAGTGTGCAAAGTATACACTAGAATTCCATGCAGAACAGCAACatgcttcatttttctttctttttta from Sorex araneus isolate mSorAra2 chromosome 4, mSorAra2.pri, whole genome shotgun sequence includes these protein-coding regions:
- the LOC105943205 gene encoding 60S ribosomal protein L21-like, translating into MTNTKGKWRRTRYMFPRPFRKHGVVPLATYMCIYKKGDIVDIKGMGTVQKGMPHICSHGKTGRVYNVTRHAVGIVVNKQVKGKILAKRINGRIEHIKHSKSRDSFLKRVKQNDQKKKEAKEKETWVQLKRQPAPPREAHFVRTKEPELLEPIPYEFMA